A stretch of DNA from Solea solea chromosome 11, fSolSol10.1, whole genome shotgun sequence:
AAGTTAAAATAAGATACcgtgcaccccccccccctttactgcttactgtcattttcaaatcgcaggagacACAATATTTGTTTTAGCCTAAATGTGTATCAAAATATCACTTTAGATTAGTTATTACACATGTTATtatacagactgaagagaataTCTTGgtttctcacagagctgcacagatTCATACATCGTAAAATTAccattcacacatttttcaaagaaaaccattaaaactgaatactgtttttgtttgtcaacaaaaccagacatttgagaacacgCTTGTCAACATTTCTatacgttttctgacattttatgaacaatTGATGATCCAGTTTTTTTGGTGCATACAAACTAATCAAAGGATTAATGAACTAAAATgtagataaaataattatttaaatgacagtaatttaaaaaaagctgcaaTGTGACAAAAGTTCTACGACTACAGAAAGTCATGTGCAAACATGCTTATGacttgtatattatatttgtctTAAACCCTCTTAATTATGCACTGGAATTTCAAATGTATCTAATGTTCACTTTATGTATCTAACATAATAGTAGAAATGTGTGCACTGTTTAAAGCTTTTAAGCTGTTAAACAAAACTCTTGTTCTTCATGCTTTTCTCAAAGCACATGTCCGGAATGTGTTGGTCTAATGACAGGTTTAATCCACCGAGGGGAAATGAGGGAGCAACATCTGTCAGATGACACAAGTCGTCACACTGGTATCTGCTCTTTTACAAAAGAGCCTtgttcctccccctcctccttagATAGAGCATTAGTTGCAAAACAGGTCTTCCACCTGTGACGACTTGCTATAgaggaatttctttttttaaatttaaatttaaatgttttatttgaaatgaaccCTGTGTCCTTTTCTTTCCACAGCGTGAGTGCATCTCCATACACGTTGGTCAGGCTGGAGTCCAGATTGGCAATGCCTGCTGGGAGCTTTACTGCCTGGAACATGGGATCCAGCCGGACGGACTGATGCCCAGCGACCACAGTCTTGGTAAAGCAGATGATTCGTTCAACACCTTCTTCAGTGAGACTGGATCTGGAAAGCACGTCCCCAGAGCTGTTTTTGTCGACCTGGAGCCCAGTGTTATCGGTTAGTGTTATCACCTCTCACTAGTAAATTTAGATACCATGTTACCATAAGTGCCACGCTACTTGGGAAATTTACCGCGACACCTAATTGATCATTGTTTGATACTGATACCGCTCCTTAGACGAGGTGCGCACTGGAATCTATCGCAGCCTGTTCCACCCCGAGCAGCTGATCACTGGGAAGGAGGATGCAGCAAACAACTACGCCCGAGGACACTACACTGTCGGCAAAGAGCACATTGACAATGTGCTGGATAGGATTCGCAAGCTGGTGGGTAACTTCAAATCAAAGGGTGTCTGAATATAAATCATTATAATGATGTATTTCATATTTGACcactgtcttcttctctgtccccAGTCTGACCAGTGCACTGGTCTGCAGGGTTTCCTGGTTTTCCACAGCTTTGGAGGTGGAACTGGCTCTGGCTTCACCTCCCTGCTGATGGAGCGTCTGTCTGTCGACTATGGAAAGAAGTCAAAGCTGGAGTTCTCCATCTACCCTGCTCCCCAGGTGTCCACTGCCGTGGTGGAGCCCTACAACGCCATCCTGACCACTCACACCACCTTGGAGCACTCCGACTGTGCCTTCATGGTGGATAACGAGGCCATCTACGATATCTGCCGCAGGAATCTCGACATCGATCGTCCCACCTACACCAACCTGAACAGGATGATCAGTCAGATTGTGTCGTCCATCACTGCTTCTCTGCGTTTTGATGGTTCCCTCAACGTGGATCTGACAGAGTTCCAGACCAACTTGGTGCCATATCCTCGTATCCACTTCCCTCTGGCCACCTATGCCCCCATCATCTCCGCTGAGAAGGCGTGTCATGAGCAGTTGACAGTGGGCGAGATCACAAACGCCTGCTTTGAGCCGGCCAATCAGCTGGTGAAGTGTGACCCTCGTCACGGCAAGTACATGGCCTGCTGCCTGCTGTTCCGTGGTGACGTGGTGCCCAAAGATGTCAACGTTGCCATCGCCGCCATCAAGACCAAGCGCACCATCCAGTTTGTGGACTGGTGTCCCACCGGTTTCAAGGTCGGCATCAACTACCAGCCGCCCACTGCGGTTCCTGGAGGAGACCTGGCCAAGGTCCAGAGGGCTGTGTGCATGCTGAGCAACACCACTGCTATTGCAGAGGCCTGGGCTCGGCTTGACCACAAGTTTGATCTGATGTACGCCAAGCGTGCCTTTGTTCACTGGTATGTGGGGGAGGGAATGGAGGAGGGAGAGTTCTCAGAGGCCAGAGAGGACATGGCGGCGCTGGAGAAAGATTATGAGGAGGTGGGAGCTGACAGTTATGATGAGGTGGATGAGGATGAATACTAAGCAGGCATATAGTATGTGTTTCCCTCTATTTTTTATGTGTTCAGAAAACACTTTTgttgaatgtgtttatttgttcattagAGGGGGGGGGCTCTATTAATGCTTGTGGTAAAGGAGTTATTTAATTGGAGCAATGCAGTGTTCATGTGTCTGTTAAAAAGTGTTGGGGATAAATTAAGAATACGCTGTCGAGTATTTTAAGGAGCAGAGTGCTCTGTGTTTATTgccaaaggggggggggggggaagagataGAAGAATATAAACCTGGCATTGTCTATGTCTGAACTATGCCCTGTGTTAATAAAATTAATTGACAATACTATTGTTTCCTCTCTTTGATATACATAAAATGTTGTATTGTTGGGGAtatctgtcaaatatttgatGTCTGGGATTTATGGTTTATATTTTCCCCCCCACAGAATACTTGTCTGGTGTTCTACAGTTTAGCCACTTGGGGGCAGTGGTGTCAAGCAGATATTGAGCTCACGCTATACTTCAGTAGCAAATCAAGTCAAACGCAGGTAATCTTTGTTGCTGCTGAATGACATCACATGTAAGTCTTTCAAGAGACCACTGTTGGGTTTGATTCTACTAATTTACAGTGAAAATGCTGGATTTCTCAGTTCATGTATTCAGGAAACTTCTAAAACCTAAATTTTGCAAACACTTTTTGACTGACTGAAAAATCACACGGctacacagtttgtttttaaatttagcaGTATTAGTTTGTCAAATGTAATAGGCTTCTACATTACACTAAACTATATGAACACTGTTGTATTGCACTTAATGTTCAGTTATTCTGTCAATttaaggtccaatgtgtaaaatgttagtgaaattattttaattggggataaaaaaaatcatactaaatATATGATAATTTGGTATGGCTATATTTTTTCACAAACTGAGAATGAGTCTTTTACATATAGTGTACATCGCAGCTGACTGAAGGCTATATAGGTTCAATTACACACTTTGAATGGAAGTGCACAAAATGCTGTGGTTCAACtatgaaatatgtttttcttgGAAATGTCTGGTCCAActatacaaaataatattagcTTAATATTAATAgaagtgttgtaatgtaacaaagttactgtacttaagtacacacAACATACCTGTActttacatgtgttatttatgcaTTTCCTCTTACTATCTttattactcattactaccaaatgaAATCAGAAGAAGACTTTTATGGTATTGtgctctgtatttatttagagctttctagtcttgatgagctgctttacgctacagttagaccagcagagccacgaactgaacccacaacctttcagttgaaagacagttcaccctaccactgaggtACCGTGGCTCAATCCTCATGCCGcacttttttaaatacttttactttatatcagaaaaggacttttgatacttaagtacagtaaatgtcatatactttaagacttttacttaagtcattttatttaaaaacgtgagttcaacttctaccaaagtcattttctgctaacATACTTTTCCATACTTTATACAAGGCTGGTTATaggtttgtcatctttaaaaagtggatcCACACATAAACAGATAAGTAAAAAATGATAATTGAtagtgtagttgttgtttttgaatgagTCTTTATTCATTCCTGTTATCGTGccactgttgtttgtgtgggtgtggcaCTAAACTCGTTTGTCCACGCCCATGTTCCTGCTCCAGCTCTCCTCAGTCTCCTCCTGTGTGTTCTGCTCATTTTTCAACGCGGGACAGTTTTGCCTATATTTTCTTGAGGTAAGATAAAGTTACTAAACTCTCtcgttgttcttttaaaacacacacacacacacacacacacacacacaacgaccATTTTCTTTTCGTAAATACCTCGTGTCGCGTTTGTTGTTCCCGCGATATTTCAAAAATTGCTGCCCTGTCCGTTTTGTGGCGGCGCGAGACTGAACCTTGTGAATCTTTATCGCGGTTCTTATGAACTTGTGTTGTTAGTTACTGTGAAATGACCGTTGTTAATAAGTGTGGGTTTGCTTTTCCTGTACTGTGACTATAGTCTGAATACATACACAGCACTTTATTAAAGTGTACCTGCTTCTGTTTGGCGCGCAGATGTCGACTGTAGTTAATCCACTTCTACAAGTCTCCCCCCATTTTGTCATCTCcatgttctttctttctatctgtctgtctgtctgtctgtctatctgtctatctatctaaaatCAACATTGACTCATTTGATTGATAATGATTGATAACAGTGAAGCTGTAGTACAGTAGGAGTCCTGAAAGTGTTTATTTAATCAtatattttacacacaaaaatgaatacaaacgTTTTTACATGTCCTATTGTCAACTGTTTTATCTGTCTCcggtcctcctgtcctcctgtccgtgtgtgtctgtagatGTCACTCAGTGAGAAAAGTGATGAGGAGATCAGCAGTCTACTTGCTGAGTATGGCATCAAACATGGACCCATAGTGGgtaagaagaacacacacacacacacacacacgcacaatgtTGGTTTTATAGTTTGTTACAGAGTGCAATTACGAGAATCCAAAGTAAAGTTGCTTAGTCTGACGTCTCCTACGATGTGCTCCTCAGTGAGTGCACTAAAGAGGCATAACATACAGACCTGCTGCTATTCCTCAAGTTCTCTCTGAAGGACAGACTGTCCATATTGTCCTCTTCAAGACACCCAGGAACATGTCCACAATCTTTAGTTCTTTTGTACTAAGACCACGAGCATCCACCCACAGCGCTTCCATAGCCCTGTGATTGATAATCATGAtcatgaaagacaaaaatatcgCGTAGTCTGATCCCGGCATTCTTCAGCACATCCCAGAGATTCTTGATGGAGGTGAGGTCTTGACTCTGTGGTAGAATATGCCTGGAAAACCTGGCCATTCAGTAGGTCATCAACTGACCTTtatgctgaacctagacctgaccaaatGAAGCAACCGTTGCCGTTTCCAAATATCGCATTTTTGGGGGGGCTTTCACGTTTTTCACACGTTCCATGTGGATTCCTCAACATGTGTATCTATCATGTGTACGGGCCCTTAAAGCGGACTGGAGTGGACTCTCTGACATTCAACATGATAATTACTATATGAACtgatcagaaaatgttgtctGAACATAGACTCCACTCGGAGGTTGTATGAGAAGAAGCTGGAAACGGCCATGGAGAATGTTTCAGTGAACGCTTCGCCCGATAAGACGTACTACAGAGAGGAAGGTAGGACGCTCTTCAGTCTGCTGGTCGTGTTAATAacacacatatttgttttaaaagtctAACCAGTGTATATGGGTGTCTAGTTAATGTTATTTGCTGATCAAATCTTGACAGTTTAgagtaaagtattgaaattatacatgtgaTGAACATCTGCTTTATGTAGTAGTCGCGTGAACGGTCCAACGTGTGCTGAAGCATCAGACGTCTTTAACAAAATAAGAGCTTAGTTATTACTTAATATTATATTCTTTAAAGGAATCCACATAAAcgtctgtgtttttacatctttttgAATCATGTTCACAGAGGAGGAAATAACCTACATCACCTACCACACTCCGGTGAGTCCGGATTGTCCGCTTATTCCTGTTTACCCGACCGTTTGTGCCAGAATCATGACACggtctgtttctttctttattttcacagGTCAAACATGAGAGTTATACAAACGTGTGAGTACAGCTTCATAGCACACACTCATAAACCTCATCTATTCAGTATAATGATGCCAGGTAATGCTCAGATACTAATTAAACTAATGTacggataaatgggagggttgtgtcaaGAAGGGGATGCGGCGTAAAAAGTCTCTgccaaatctttttttcttgttatagTCCTCGTCTTTGgaggtttttaaaaacaaacttaacacttaacaattttatttaattctagGCTCTGACACAAATGATTTTATTATATCCCTTTAGTGTCCTTGAACATTCTTACCTCATCTATTTAATTTATTCGTTACTTATTTTGTGTTactatttctgtttttaatttctcttttaCAATCTTTTACCACCCATTACTATTTTATTCTCCAGGGTTTTTTGTGAGTTCCATGACGgcctttcctcacttccttctctctcttctctctcctttaTTTCCTCACTTTTTCACTTCTCCATTGCTAGTTTTACATAATACCAGCCGTTTGTtggtctctctctgtgctgtgtgatTAGTTTTCTAACATAACTGTGAGGTTCTAAACTTTAAGGATCTGTGTGCTTTAATTTCTCCACTCAGTGTGAAACGAAGAGGCAACACGGATCCggacgatgaagaggaggaatcGGACCAAGACACAGAGTGAGTCTGTTAATGTGTGCTATAACAAGTGAGTTGTTGACTTGGTCTAAATCTGCtggttttttgggggtttttatTCTCTTGTGCGTCAGACCTGCCGTACAGATGACCAGCacaacagccaatcacagcgcagTCCAATCCAGGAAGCCGCTCACAAAGTCCGGAGGCGGCATGTGGACCGTGATTCGGCTGCTGTTGTCGTTAGCCGTGTTAGCAGCTCTCCTCTACTATGTCTACTGCTACGTGatgaacaaagaagaaaatccTACAGGTGTTCAGTGATTTAATGTGTTGATATATATCACTGTCACTGACAAcgtggctgccagtggggattttagccacttaagtCTACAGTGATGTGAAATGACAGtttatttttgccatttaaAAGCCTTTCCCACCTGGAAACTGAACTTTTGTAAACAACtcgttcttccacaccaaagtccatagagaaaatcagagtTTTTAGCGTGTTGGGACATGGTAACTGCTGGTCTACCACTGTCATttttactacattttttttcactcagGTAACTCCGAATTAAGAgattttctaaataaatgtcataaaagaacccattttaatttactgatgTATGAagcagtggaccaacaactcctgtgtgctgtgatgtaaactTTGGTGTGTGGTTTGATTTTGAACTAAAGTTTTGAGTTTGTTTAAACTGTAAGAtaaagcaacaaacacaaagttattgcagacttaagcaggcatagAATTGATTGGTTATTAAGTCGCTTAAATCTAATATCTTGTCACCACTGGCAGTCACGTTTTCAGTGACAGCGAGACTTTGTGGCTCCGAATGATTCCAGTGCAGACAGCATTGACCCAGCGATTAAACCCAAAGAACTATCCTTCAAGGTGTTTTGTCTTCCCCTTTAATATTTAAGTGAGGGTCTCTGGGGTTATTGTTGACTTATTTTTCTTAGTTTGAGTTTGTCgtattcttattttaaaatgcagcgTGACACATGTAGAGTGGACcctaaaaatgcaaaaaagcaCCACATTCCGTGCACCTTTTTAAGGCCAACCATCGTCTATGCTTTTTCTTGGCATCATCAGATGCTTTGAGTCTTCACTGTGGCACCAAATATGGATCAGTCCTGGTGAACCACATTGTCCAGGtgtgtttttagaaaaaaacatattttaaacgGGCCAATACACAGTTTATCTGGACATGGTttgttattatgggatgtgctgacactaagaaaaacaaaagaatgatGCTCCTGCTTTCCTTtaattgctttgctttgcttgcaCAAAAATGCTTTCCTGCCATGCAGAGATTTGTGGATTATATTTCTTAAATGAAGCCcttttttgtgatgttttacTAAACATACATGATAATATATCATGAAGCTGAAGTGTTCTTATATATGTGCAATGAAAAACCAAAGACTCTTGTGCATTAAAAACCTGAAACTGAATTTAAGAGTATTGTTTGAATATGACAATGAAGAATTCATATAGGACATGATTTCTAAATGATGAGATGATTTCTCTTCAatataaaagtcattttttaatgTAAGACATTTAAGTACAAGGACATGTATGCACCGGTTTAGTCCCACCAATATTTATACagaaacaatacaataaattataacacaaaaacagacgttTTAAGACGTTTGGTGAAGAAAATTGCCAGATTACAAAGACTGTCTTCAAACTGAGGTCTTTAGTTGTCAAGCTTTCCTGAGTTTAACTTAAAGCCGGTGAAGGCTGGATATCAACGGTgtgattgatcaataattccacaatAAGTCGCCTCCTGCACCTGCTCTAGCCTCCGTTTCCAGCCTGACTGACAGGGCAGTTCGGAGAGAGAGATTGCGCCTCCTATTGGCCCTTCTACTCGGCATACATGCATTCAAACGTTTCCCCTTAAGCTGAAGACACACCACACAACTTTTTATGACGACTTATTAAAGACTGGGGATCTCGTGAGAGTGACTGAGTCCATGAGAGCAACAGTTTAAAGGGTAAACGTTGTTTTTATGTCCACGCTTCTTCCTGTCGTCTATCTCTTGTGTCCCACCTACTCTTTCTGCATTGGCTGTTggcagcatgtgtttgcagttgggtcGGTAATCAGCAAACACTTCCAAACATTCAAACATGCTTGTTTGACTGCGACTGAGGTTGCATCGATTGTGTTACCCCTCACACACCAACACATTTCTGTGCCAACTAGCCACACCCACTGTCCCCAACATCTCgcagtgtgtccccagctttagTGGAAAGGTTTGATAACGTGACACTCGCATAGCAAATCAACTGAGACGCTGCTCCTTATTTTGTAATGGTGTCGGCATCACGTTACTGAACTGCGTCGAGGACCAGTTGTGTTGCCTTTGCTTTAGTTGAGAAATGTTCCACGTGGCAGTGCGAGCATCAGTCAGTCAAATCACATGCTAATATTATAAGCACAGGTGCTTTCCAATTCAAATCTCATTTATGCTCAAGGTGGAGCTCTCGGACCAGGCAGTTCTTGCcgtttgttggtgtttttgttggacAAAGCGCGGACAACAACGGGGGAAATCATGTCGCCATTGCTTTAGAAACATTAGCTTCCAATAGCCACCTCCAGCTCGTAGCATCAGGCACGCGCAGTAAAGCATCGAGTAGGTATGAGAAACAACTGCGTTTGCAAGGTAACAGACAGAGAATCGGGCAGTAAAGACTATAAAACATTAACTAATCATTTCAGAGATTGAGTTTGCTTCTGGTCATTCATCATGTTTATAATAAGTGCGTCTGTGCAAGGTTTTAACCTGAGGGTCAACAATTTCTCTGTGAGTCCAGCCtacttactgcagctttaatggcTGAAGATACACGTAGTTGGTGGTCCATCTTCAGCCTCAGACGATCCCTAAGAAAAGGCTCCATGAGATCCGTGAGATCAGACGTCAAAGTTTAGTTCCATCCGGTGAATTTAGGCCCATAACAGTCACACTTTGACCAGAGATTGAGAGTTTGTGCAGTGttccaccacaacaacaacaacaacaacaacaacaacaaggcttTGAGCTTACATGAACTATGATACATTCTCATTTTGGTCCAAAGATGAGTTTCAGCTTAAATGGCTCCAGTTATATTCAGTTCACCCGGCAGCACGGTAAGTTTCGGCGGTGGTACTGCAACCAAAGGTGACGTTGAAGAACTGGGGATTAAGTAAAAAATGATGTGAGTCATTAGCTCAGACTCACTGTACGTCACGTCAGTTTTAgttatattatttatgtatttgccTACCTGACAGTGTGTCCTTCAAAGCCAAGGGctgtgatgaagatgttgaTGAGGACGGTGAAGAAGACGAAGACCGTGGCCACATTGTTCATCCTGTTGAGCTTGGCGTGTTTCCTCACGTCGTTCAGATCGTACTTCACTGCTGACAAACAGTCGCAGGACGCAGACAATATTAGCTCCGTGAAATGACGATGAGTGCGATGTTTTAAAGGAAAAGGTCATGATTATTTTAACACAGAAGTACCGCAGTTCACAATATTACTGAGAAATATCTCTGGGACACACTTAAATCACTTTACTTTATATTAAGATgttaaaattatattatttttgtgttttttatcacagataatatacattttaaagtacAACACAAGATCCACAAATACAATAAGTTCATCATAAATCACGAGGTCCTGACTGGAAAAATGCAGGCTCCCTCTTGTGATacttataaataaatcattaggactgtatgttggacATCTAGGTCACTGAAATTTAACTTATTATAACGGAAATCATTTAGAATTCCATCCCTATAGATGTTGGACGTACACATCTTGGATAAGTTATGGATTACATAAGGATGATTGTGTctctgacatttaaataaaaaaatcctctCGACATGAAGAGGGAAACCAGAGAGTCGCAGTAACTTGCCGATGAAGACGAGCAGCAGCCCCACAGCCACCTGCAACGTGATGGACAAGGACAGCAGGACGATGAGGGGGATGTAGAAGCGGTAATGAGGTCCCACATACAGGACGGTCTTCAGCTGGGACGAGTTGGCCATCAGCAGGGCCACGTCCAGCATACTCTGAGCCGCACTCTTCTTGGTGGCATAGTGATTCATGTTGATGGGGCGAAGCGGTTTTCTGGAGGCGCCTTTTGCAGCCTGCGAGTGCAGAGAGGACATGTTAGCAGGACAAAGGTCAAGATTCGGCTCCTGTTGAAGAACAACGTCACACTTGGGGATGTTTACATGCAGAATGAGGAGgttgtgctttgtgtgtttgagagtgcaataactcaaaaataaaagGACAGAATGTGATGAAGTTTTCTGGGCATATAGGTCACGACCCcagaaagaaaatattacattttggtgGAGATGCAAAAATATGAAACTGCTTTGGTGGAGGTTTGCACTCTCAGTGCTTTCATTCATAAACCAGTGCTAACAAACCTGCACTAGGTTTgggtatcagtatcagtagtaGTATCTTGGTTTTGTAACAAGAGATTTTGTAATAAGAAAGGTAGTAAAGGTCACGTAAAGGTCATGAGAAGTAAAGTAATCCACCGCTATCTACTGAAGATGACTAAGACCtgaatgactgagaaccttcacaacGTC
This window harbors:
- the LOC131468337 gene encoding tubulin alpha-1C chain-like, whose translation is MRECISIHVGQAGVQIGNACWELYCLEHGIQPDGLMPSDHSLGKADDSFNTFFSETGSGKHVPRAVFVDLEPSVIDEVRTGIYRSLFHPEQLITGKEDAANNYARGHYTVGKEHIDNVLDRIRKLSDQCTGLQGFLVFHSFGGGTGSGFTSLLMERLSVDYGKKSKLEFSIYPAPQVSTAVVEPYNAILTTHTTLEHSDCAFMVDNEAIYDICRRNLDIDRPTYTNLNRMISQIVSSITASLRFDGSLNVDLTEFQTNLVPYPRIHFPLATYAPIISAEKACHEQLTVGEITNACFEPANQLVKCDPRHGKYMACCLLFRGDVVPKDVNVAIAAIKTKRTIQFVDWCPTGFKVGINYQPPTAVPGGDLAKVQRAVCMLSNTTAIAEAWARLDHKFDLMYAKRAFVHWYVGEGMEEGEFSEAREDMAALEKDYEEVGADSYDEVDEDEY
- the emd gene encoding emerin (Emery-Dreifuss muscular dystrophy), which codes for MSLSEKSDEEISSLLAEYGIKHGPIVDSTRRLYEKKLETAMENVSVNASPDKTYYREEEEEITYITYHTPVKHESYTNVVKRRGNTDPDDEEEESDQDTEPAVQMTSTTANHSAVQSRKPLTKSGGGMWTVIRLLLSLAVLAALLYYVYCYVMNKEENPTGVQ
- the si:dkey-93l1.9 gene encoding ninjurin-1, encoding MDRLNGQDIPLNKLDDIEAAKGASRKPLRPINMNHYATKKSAAQSMLDVALLMANSSQLKTVLYVGPHYRFYIPLIVLLSLSITLQVAVGLLLVFIVKYDLNDVRKHAKLNRMNNVATVFVFFTVLINIFITALGFEGHTVSSSTSPLVAVPPPKLTVLPGELNITGAI